Proteins encoded by one window of Candidatus Kuenenbacteria bacterium:
- the rpmE gene encoding 50S ribosomal protein L31 — MKKDIHPKYNKNCQVKCACGNTFVTGSTKDEIYVEICSACHPFFTGKQKLIDTARRVEKFQAKTAKSKTLSDAKPAGKKKVRRATKKAAKAAK; from the coding sequence ATGAAAAAAGATATCCATCCGAAATACAATAAAAATTGCCAGGTTAAATGCGCCTGCGGCAATACTTTTGTTACTGGCTCGACCAAAGACGAAATTTACGTAGAAATCTGCAGCGCCTGCCATCCATTTTTTACTGGCAAGCAAAAATTGATTGATACCGCACGCCGGGTTGAAAAATTCCAAGCCAAAACCGCCAAATCCAAAACCTTATCCGACGCCAAACCAGCTGGCAAAAAGAAAGTCCGCCGCGCCACCAAAAAAGCAGCCAAGGCGGCCAAGTAG
- the rpsB gene encoding 30S ribosomal protein S2 translates to MVKIPDSKELLRAGVHFGHKTQKWDPKMRNFIFGVKNGVHIFDLDKTTDSLSEALKKVTAIVAKGGVVLFLGTKKQARNIVLKYATEVGMPCVTERWVGGTVTNFQEINRLIKKLDGLEEAAMDSDYEKKYTKRERALFSEERERLLKMIGGIRQMKKVPDLIYIVGVKEEKNAVKEARVKKVKTLGIIDTNTDPDDVDIQIYANDDAVRSIELITMLVAEAIKEGKEEAAKVAAAANPVKVLNKDE, encoded by the coding sequence ATGGTAAAGATACCAGACAGCAAGGAATTGCTGCGTGCTGGGGTTCATTTTGGGCACAAGACCCAAAAATGGGATCCAAAGATGCGCAATTTTATTTTTGGCGTCAAAAATGGCGTGCACATATTTGATTTGGACAAGACAACAGATAGTTTGTCTGAAGCTCTAAAAAAAGTGACTGCGATCGTGGCAAAGGGGGGAGTAGTTTTATTTCTGGGAACAAAAAAGCAGGCTCGTAATATTGTTTTGAAATATGCGACAGAAGTTGGCATGCCTTGTGTAACCGAGCGCTGGGTCGGCGGTACGGTGACAAATTTTCAGGAGATAAATAGATTGATAAAGAAACTTGACGGCCTAGAAGAGGCGGCTATGGACAGCGATTATGAGAAGAAATATACTAAAAGGGAAAGAGCTCTTTTTTCGGAGGAACGTGAAAGGCTCCTAAAGATGATTGGTGGTATTAGGCAAATGAAAAAAGTACCAGATTTGATTTATATAGTTGGGGTTAAAGAAGAGAAAAATGCGGTGAAAGAGGCAAGGGTAAAGAAGGTTAAAACCCTTGGCATCATAGATACCAATACTGATCCTGATGATGTGGATATCCAGATTTATGCCAATGATGATGCGGTCAGGTCAATTGAATTGATCACTATGCTGGTAGCCGAGGCAATAAAAGAGGGCAAAGAAGAAGCGGCCAAAGTGGCAGCAGCAGCCAATCCGGTCAAGGTATTAAATAAAGATGAATAA